The Lysobacter panacisoli genome includes a window with the following:
- the cheD gene encoding chemoreceptor glutamine deamidase CheD: MTAATSLARPPVEPGSYYDPVLQTEAIKLLPADYRVTDRPIALVTLLGSCVAACLYDPLLAVGGMNHFMLPGGDAEAVSSRYGAHAMELLINDLLKRGARRSRLQAKVFGGGNVLSGFYSDPIGTRNACFVLDYLAAERIPVVAQDLGDIHPRKVCFFAQTGRTLVKRLPSARNDVIVDAERAYYGRLAKEPASGSVELF; encoded by the coding sequence ATGACCGCCGCCACTTCCCTCGCCAGACCACCCGTCGAGCCCGGCAGTTACTACGACCCGGTGCTGCAGACCGAGGCGATCAAGCTGCTGCCGGCCGACTACCGCGTCACCGATCGGCCGATCGCGCTGGTCACGCTGCTCGGCTCGTGCGTCGCCGCGTGCCTGTACGACCCGTTGCTCGCGGTCGGCGGCATGAACCACTTCATGCTGCCCGGCGGCGACGCCGAGGCGGTGTCCTCGCGCTACGGCGCGCACGCGATGGAACTGCTGATCAACGATCTGCTCAAGCGCGGCGCTCGACGCTCGCGCCTGCAGGCCAAGGTATTCGGCGGCGGCAACGTTCTCAGCGGCTTCTACAGCGATCCGATCGGCACGCGCAACGCCTGCTTCGTGCTCGACTACCTCGCGGCCGAACGCATCCCGGTCGTCGCGCAGGACCTGGGCGATATCCACCCGCGCAAGGTGTGCTTCTTCGCCCAGACCGGACGCACGCTGGTGAAGCGCCTGCCGTCGGCGCGCAACGACGTCATCGTCGACGCCGAGCGCGCCTACTACGGACGCCTGGCGAAAGAGCCGGCGAGCGGCAGCGTGGAACTGTTCTGA
- a CDS encoding CheR family methyltransferase has protein sequence MRPSRSQDEREFTFDERDFRRVCRMIRDRAGIHLHPHKRDMVYSRLARRVRALGMDRFGDYLDLVEAEPDEELQGFVNALTTNLTSFFRESHHFDILASHLRSRGAKPQTIWCNAASTGEEPYSLAITACEAYGTMTPPVRILATDIDTNVLQTGARGVYPVERINTLSLQRRRQFFQRGSGANNGLCRVKPELQALIEFRPLNLLADDYGLRGGFDAVFCRNVMIYFDKATQYQVLQRIAPLIAPDGLLFAGHSESFGHAHDLITPCGRTTYRPAAGLRR, from the coding sequence ATGCGTCCCTCGCGCAGCCAAGACGAACGCGAATTCACCTTCGACGAACGCGACTTCCGCCGCGTCTGCCGCATGATCCGCGACCGTGCCGGCATCCACCTGCACCCGCACAAGCGCGACATGGTCTACAGCCGCCTGGCGCGACGCGTGCGGGCATTGGGCATGGACCGCTTCGGCGATTACCTCGACCTCGTCGAGGCCGAGCCCGACGAAGAGCTGCAGGGTTTCGTCAACGCGCTCACGACCAACCTCACGTCGTTCTTCCGCGAATCGCACCACTTCGACATCCTCGCCAGCCACCTGCGTTCGCGCGGTGCGAAGCCGCAGACGATCTGGTGCAACGCCGCCTCGACCGGCGAGGAGCCCTATTCGCTCGCGATCACCGCCTGCGAGGCGTACGGCACGATGACGCCGCCGGTACGCATCCTCGCCACCGACATCGACACCAACGTGCTGCAGACCGGCGCGCGCGGGGTGTATCCGGTGGAACGCATCAACACCCTGTCGCTGCAGCGGCGGCGCCAGTTCTTCCAGCGCGGCAGCGGCGCCAACAACGGCCTGTGCCGGGTCAAGCCGGAACTTCAGGCGCTGATCGAGTTCCGCCCGCTCAACCTGCTGGCCGACGACTACGGCCTGCGCGGCGGGTTCGATGCGGTGTTCTGCCGCAACGTGATGATCTATTTCGACAAGGCCACGCAGTACCAGGTGCTGCAGCGGATCGCACCGCTGATCGCACCCGACGGCCTCCTCTTCGCCGGACACTCGGAAAGCTTCGGTCATGCCCATGACCTGATCACTCCCTGCGGCCGAACGACCTACCGCCCCGCCGCAGGACTGCGCCGATGA